In Citrus sinensis cultivar Valencia sweet orange chromosome 4, DVS_A1.0, whole genome shotgun sequence, one DNA window encodes the following:
- the LOC102612194 gene encoding probable serine/threonine-protein kinase At1g54610 — protein sequence MGCVCGKGDRRSSPVNRRGSERASVTVTVSSGAVVSGNVVRLGKERARAETEKNRRHTGDFGPPERRRPHSESQQGWPSWLMAVAGDAIRDWTPRRANTFEKLDKIGQGTYSNVYKARDLLTGKIVALKKVRFDNLEPESVKFMAREILVLRKLDHPNVIKLEGLVTSRMSCSLYLVFEYMEHDLAGLAACQGVKFSEPQVKCYMKQLLSGLEHCHNNGVLHRDIKGSNLLIDNDGILKIADFGLATFYDPGLKQPMTSRVVTLWYRPPELLLGATYYGVGVDLWSAGCILAELLAGKPIMPGRTEVEQLHKIFKLCGSPSEEYWKKSKLPNATLFKPQQPYKRCIAETFKDFPSSSLPLIETLLSIDPDNRGTATAALNSEFFNTEPYACEPSSLPKYPPSKEMDVKLREEEARRQRGLSGKANAVDGAKRVRHRDRAGRAIPAPEANAEIQTNLDRWRVVTQANAKSKSEKFPPPHQDAGVGHPQNASRKAPVSFGAPDSFVSSSTYDTKSSGSAKSAGTVGGPSRRRKTNKEDLTRAPPRRFIQGLKPSAIGLSMDMIFKGKSEVFGNRR from the exons atgggctGTGTTTGCGGTAAGGGAGATCGACGGAGCAGTCCGGTTAATCGCCGGGGTTCTGAGCGAGCCTCTGTTACCGTCACCGTCAGCAGCGGAGCTGTCGTGAGTGGTAACGTCGTTAGACTTGGAAAGGAGCGTGCGAGAGCTGAGACGGAAAAGAACAGACGACACACCGGTGATTTCGGCCCGCCGGAGAGACGCCGGCCTCACTCCGAGAGCCAGCAAGGGTGGCCGTCGTGGCTCATGGCCGTCGCCGGCGACGCCATACGTGATTGGACCCCGCGCCGGGCTAACACTTTCGAAAAACTcgataaa ATTGGGCAAGGGACGTACAGTAATGTGTACAAAGCTCGTGATCTTTTGACGGGAAAAATAGTGGCGTTAAAGAAAGTTAGATTTGATAATTTGGAGCCAGAGAGTGTTAAGTTTATGGCAAGGGAGATTCTTGTATTGAGAAAGCTTGATCATCCAAATGTGATTAAGCTCGAGGGTTTGGTTACTTCAAGAATGTCTTGTAGTCTTTACTTGGTTTTCGAATACATGGAGCACGATCTTGCTGGTCTTGCTGCTTGCCAAGGTGTCAAGTTCTCTGAGCCTCAG GTCAAATGCTATATGAAGCAGTTATTGTCTGGCCTTGAGCACTGCCACAACAATGGTGTGTTGCACCGTGATATCAAGGGTTCCAATCTGCTTATTGACAATGATGGGATACTAAAAATTGCTGATTTTGGATTGGCTACTTTCTATGATCCTGGACTCAAGCAACCCATGACTAGTCGAGTGGTCACTTTATGGTACCGGCCCCCAGAACTTCTTCTTGGGGCCACATACTATGGGGTTGGGGTTGACCTATGGAGTGCTGGTTGCATTTTGGCAGAGTTGCTTGCTGGCAAGCCAATAATGCCTGGGCGGACTGAG GTTGAACAACTCCACAAGATTTTTAAGTTATGTGGCTCCCCATCAGAAGAATATTGGAAGAAATCCAAGTTGCCAAATGCAACACTTTTCAAGCCACAGCAGCCATACAAACGCTGTATTGCTGAAACTTTCAAAGATTTCCCATCTTCATCCCTTCCTCTAATTGAAACTCTTCTTTCAATAGATCCTGATAATCGAGGCACTGCTACTGCAGCTTTAAATAGTGAA TTTTTTAATACCGAACCTTATGCTTGTGAGCCATCAAGTTTACCCAAGTATCCTCCCAGCAAAGAAATGGATGTAAAGttaagagaagaagaagcaagaaG GCAAAGAGGTTTAAGTGGGAAAGCTAATGCAGTCGACGGCGCCAAAAGAGTTAGACATCGTGATCGTGCTGGTCGGGCTATTCCGGCTCCAGAGGCCAATGCAGAGATTCAAACAAACTTAGAT AGGTGGAGAGTGGTGACACAAGCAAATGCAAAGAGCAAGAGTGAGAAATTTCCTCCTCCCCATCAGGATGCAGGTGTTGGGCACCCGCAAAATGCATCGCGTAAAGCACCTGTGTCATTTGGAGCACCAGATAGTTTTGTTAGCTCATCGACTTACGATACAAAATCATCAGGATCTGCCAAAAGTGCAGGGACTGTGGGGGGTCCATCGAGAAGGAGAAAAACCAATAAAGAAGACCTCACACGGGCTCCGCCTAGGAGGTTCATCCAGGGGTTGAAGCCCTCTGCAATAGGTCTGTCAATGGATATGATTTTCAAAGGTAAATCGGAGGTCTTTGGTAACCGAAGATAG